The proteins below come from a single Torulaspora delbrueckii CBS 1146 chromosome 5, complete genome genomic window:
- the TDEL0E03490 gene encoding transcription activator GCR1-like domain-containing protein (ancestral locus Anc_5.277), with protein sequence MLMNLDDIINSFKRRVDDLARYWDAVSSSPDHMGTDEEEIKQLKKKLDIVQEQNAAIMIDLEHIKKILVLDEFAPNNLFTLLNTGADQLQVPTTPLLEHHRPPNTPQSESSQSQQRHSIKRFSHHFHHQLSAPPLRQPSHTMSELPMSFNTTLDRAPLPKPDTDPSFVMPVQLEAGPEQMSSDEGVVPGYDFEPNDRDISPRDTSHQFVVESGSSSMLKREGLRDIPVMDSQEIENYDLQIIDNPRSVAEVYHEYENSLKSQIEEFERLFGKGQLSKLPKIRTYQRRRALVTEIDKYATSYNKTTHEAIEFFEKVRIAKKRTVPGLYNNLGKILKELGESNMDNP encoded by the coding sequence ATGCTTATGAATTTGGATGACATCATAAATTCTTTTAAGAGGAGAGTGGACGATTTAGCCCGGTACTGGGATGCAGTTAGTTCGTCTCCGGATCATATGGGGAcggatgaggaagagataaaacagttgaagaagaagttggatATCGTTCAGGAACAAAATGCAGCTATTATGATTGACTTGGAacatatcaagaaaattttggtgCTCGACGAGTTTGCTCCAAACAACTTATTCACGTTACTGAACACTGGCGCAGATCAATTACAGGTTCCAACGACTCCATTACTTGAACATCATAGACCACCCAATACTCCACAGAGTGAATCTTCACAAAGTCAGCAACGGCATAGTATAAAGAGATTCTCACACCATTTCCatcatcaactttctgCACCGCCTCTCCGGCAGCCCTCCCATACCATGAGCGAATTGCCAATGTCTTTCAACACCACACTAGATCGGGCACCGTTGCCGAAACCAGATACCGACCCATCTTTTGTGATGCCTGTTCAGCTGGAAGCTGGACCTGAGCAGATGAGTAGCGATGAGGGAGTGGTCCCCGGTTACGACTTCGAGCCCAATGACAGAGACATAAGTCCAAGGGATACTAGCCACCAATTCGTTGTTGAGAGTGGCTCAAGCAGTATGTTGAAGAGGGAAGGATTACGGGACATACCGGTGATGGATTCCCAGGAAATAGAAAATTATGATTTACAAATAATCGATAATCCAAGAAGTGTAGCAGAAGTCTATCATGAATACGAGAATAGTCTGAAGTCTCAAATAGAAGAATTTGAGAGACTCTTTGGTAAAGGTCAACTAAGCAAATTGCCCAAGATTAGAACTTATCAACGTAGAAGAGCACTGGTAACGGAGATTGACAAATATGCCACAAGCTATAACAAAACCACTCATGAAgctattgaatttttcgaaaaaGTGAGAATAGCCAAGAAAAGAACTGTGCCTGGACTTTACAATAACCTAGGTAAGATATTAAAAGAACTTGGTGAGTCTAATATGGACAATCCTTAG
- the CIC1 gene encoding Cic1p (similar to Saccharomyces cerevisiae CIC1 (YHR052W); ancestral locus Anc_5.278), protein MAKKSRSSSKKSTPVGTPSGTPKGTPTKKNKVKSKPVAKKPAPSLTAVPRERIARSIQQLRKFEQKEEASESQSLLDDDDELNQLVQLIVVNNTSFTGANKQFKLKLATVKHSLYSAWNAASETSIKDFKVLLIVKDSDVNKISADDLIQEGQEKQVQVEIIGGKHLKTNYKEYERRRAFLSEFSLILADDNIITTLPKLLGGKAYNKLETTPIGIRAYANKQFSKKTLVNSFNKIYTSKLPVKLPRGTTVNVHLGNLAWFKDQQFVDNIELLLKEFIDNYSIRSVFVKCNNSPVLPLYYNQDVLDEISSKKQQEKREVPEDQLVDIDGVKVQLSTFDQALMEIANPDDVKDIFAKKINAAKRQRADDKEPETETVKKAKN, encoded by the coding sequence ATGGCTAAGAAGTCCCGTTCAAGCTCTAAGAAGTCTACTCCAGTTGGAACTCCATCGGGGACTCCCAAGGGAACTCCAACGAAGAAAAATAAGGTCAAATCGAAGCCTGTAGCTAAGAAACCAGCTCCATCTCTGACAGCTGttccaagagaaagaatcGCTCGTTCTATTCAGCAATTGCGCAAATTTGAACAGAAGGAGGAAGCGTCCGAATCGCAGAGTTTGTTggacgatgatgatgagttgAATCAGCTAGTGCAGTTAATTGTTGTGAACAACACTTCATTCACTGGGGCTAATAAAcaattcaaattgaaattggcCACTGTTAAGCATTCATTGTACAGTGCATGGAATGCAGCAAGTGAAACTTCCATTAAGGATTTCAAAGTACTACTCATTGTTAAGGACTCAGACGTCAACAAGATTTCGGCCGATGATTTGATCCAAGAGGGCCAAGAGAAACAAGTACAGGTAGAGATTATCGGTGGCAAACACCTCAAGACCAACTACAAAGAGtatgaaagaagaagagctttCTTGTCCGAATTTTCGTTGATTCTAGCAGATGATAATATCATTACTACTCTGCCCAAATTACTCGGTGGTAAGGCTTATAACAAACTTGAGACTACACCGATCGGTATAAGGGCATATGCAAACAAgcaattttccaaaaaaaCTTTGGTGAACagcttcaacaaaatcTACACAAGTAAGCTTCCTGTGAAATTACCAAGAGGTACAACGGTTAACGTGCACCTGGGAAACCTAGCATGGTTCAAAGACCAACAATTCGTCGACAACATCGAGCTGTTGCTCAAAGAGTTTATCGACAACTACAGCATCAGATCGGTCTTTGTCAAGTGCAACAACTCGCCAGTGCTTCCGTTATACTATAACCAGGACGTTTTAGATGAAATCTCAAGTAAGAAACAGCAGGAGAAGCGTGAGGTGCCAGAGGATCAATTGGTCGATATTGACGGTGTCAAGGTGCAGCTATCGACCTTCGACCAAGCACTGATGGAGATTGCCAACCCAGACGACGTCAAGGACATctttgccaagaagatcaatgCTGCCAAGAGGCAAAGAGCAGACGACAAGGAACCAGAAACCGAAACTGTCAAAAAGGCGAAGAACTGA
- the ELF1 gene encoding Elf1p (similar to Saccharomyces cerevisiae ELF1 (YKL160W); ancestral locus Anc_5.279), producing the protein MGKRKKSTRTPAKKLVLKLDTKFNCLFCNHDQSVSCTLDKKNSIGSLQCKICGQSFQTRINGLSQPVDVYSDWFDAVEEVNSGRGSDSDNGDDDSGSDYESDSDAEKPAVVDSDEEEYEEDVGQRRGPTLVDSDDDE; encoded by the coding sequence ATGGGTAAGAGAAAGAAGTCTACAAGAACTCCTGCGAAGAAGCTGGTTTTAAAGCTGGATACAAAGTTTAATTGTCTATTTTGTAATCACGATCAATCTGTTTCGTGTACACTGGATAAGAAGAACAGTATTGGGTCTCTACAGTGCAAAATATGTGGACAGAGTTTTCAAACGAGAATCAATGGTCTATCGCAGCCCGTGGATGTTTATAGTGACTGGTTTGACGCAGTAGAGGAAGTGAATAGTGGACGTGGCAGCGACAGTGATAACGGAGATGATGACAGTGGAAGTGATTACGAGAGTGATTCAGACGCTGAGAAACCTGCTGTTGTAGATagcgatgaagaagagtacgaagaagatgtggGGCAACGAAGGGGCCCCACTCTGGTGGATAGCGATGA